From the Candidatus Krumholzibacteriia bacterium genome, the window TCAGGTCGCGGTGCACGATCCCCGCGCGGTGCGCGCGATCCAGCGCGTCGGCGATCTCGGTGCCGATGCGCAGCACGTCGGGCATCGGCATCGGGCCCTTCGCGAGCCGCTCGGTCAGCGTCTCGCCCTCGATCAGTTCCATGACGAGGTAGTCGGTGTCGCCCTCGCGGCCGACGTCGAAGAGCGTGCAGATGTGGGGATGGTTGAGGCTCGAAACCGTCTTTGCCTCGCGCTCGAAGCGCGCGCGCACCTCCGCGTTGGAGGACAGGTGCTGCGGCAGCACCTTGACGGCGACGTCGCGACCCAGGCGCGTGTCACGCGCGCGATACACTTCGCCCATGCCTCCGGCGCCGAGGGGCGAGAGGATTTCGTAGGGACCGAGCCGGGTGCCGGGGACGAGGGTGGCGGACATTGCCCCGCAGCATACCGGAAACGCGGCCCGGAGGCCACCACATGTCGCCGTAAACCGGTGCCGCGGGCCAACTACTGGGCAATGCCGCCCCGCGGTGCTACCGCATCAGCAGCAGCTTGCGCGTCTGCACGAAGGAGCCCGCGTCGAGCCGGTAGAAGTACACCCCGCCCGCCACCGCGCGGCCCGTGTCGTCGCGGCCGTCCCAGGTGATCACCTGCCGGCTGGCGCCGTAGCGTCCACTTACCAGGTCGCGCACCAGGCGTCCCGCGACGTCATAGATTCGGACGCGCACGTCCGCACCTTCGCGCAGACCAAACGTGATGCGGGTCGAGGCAGAGAACGGGTTCGGTGAGTTCTGCGAGAGGAAACTTGCCGGCGGTGGGCCGTCGCCACCGACGCCGGTGACCAGCTGCGGCGAGAGCAGTGCGTGACCACTCTCGTTGCCGTGCACGTCCACCGCGGACACCTTGTAGTAGTACCCGCTGTTCCACGACCAGCCCCCATCCACGAGCATCGCCGACGCGGGCGACCCCACGAGATTGCCGGGCCCCGGCGTGAAGCCGCCGGAGGTGCCGCGGTACACGGCGTAGTGCGAGAGGTCGTTCTCCGTGTTGGCCTGCCACGTCATCCGCAGCCCGCCCGGGCTCACCACGGGCTCACCCGCCAGCCCCTGCGGCGTGGCCGGCGAGAGGTTGTCCACCGAGTAGCCGCTATCCGGCGCGCTGTCATAGAAGACCCACGGCGTGGTGGTCTGCGCCATCACAAAGTAGACGCTGTGCGGGATGACCGCGGCCGAGTCCGCCAGCGTGGGCACCAGACCGATGTACGCATCCTGTTGACGCGCGGGAACCGTGGCCACCGCCTCCCAGAGCGCGGCGGGTGCGGACGCCGCGGGTCCGCGCCAGAAGACGCGGTCCTCAAGGGAAATCAGCGGCGCGTCTCCGAATGCCGCGGGCATGTCCCCCGAGCCGAGAACCGCGCTTCCGTCCTGTTCCACGATTGCCGCCAGTGCGGCGTTGTCCACGCGCCGGAACACGTGGTAGTTGATCACGGGGTTGGCCGCCTGGCCCACGCGGTCGTGTATGGCGCGGGAGAAGCGCACCCGCGCCCAGCCGCCCTGGTCCCCCGGCACGTCGACGATAGCCTGGATGACCGGATCGGGCCGCGCGAACCGGGCCAGAAAGATGTCGTCGCCGCCCGCACTCGTCAGCGTGCCGCCACCAAAGTCGATACCGCCGGCGAACCAGCCGGTCATGAGGATGCCCCGGGCACCGTCCGTCGCGCACATGATGCCGTACTGGAAGTCCGGATCACCGAAGCCATCGCTCCACACATGCCCGCCGCCGGCGTCGAGTTCCAGGATGAACACGTCGGACTCCACGTTGCACAAGAGCGGCCCGCCGCCGAAGTCAACGATTCCGTCGAAGTATCCCGTCACCACCACGTTGTCGTCGCTGTCCAGCGCCAGTCCGGCCACCGACTGCAGCCCCGTCTCGCCGTAACCGTGGCTCCACACGTGGCGCCCTTCCGAGTCGAACTTGACGACGAATGCGTTGTACCAGCCAGCGCTGGTCATGACACCGCCACCGAAGTCCACCTGCCCCACAAAGTCCCCGGCCACCACGATATCCCCGTTGCTGTCCACCCTCACCGCGTTGGCGATCTGGTCGTTCGCGTCACCGAAACGGCGGCTCCACCGGTGGTTGCCATCGCCGTCGAACATGGCGACATAGATATCACTCGCGCCCGCGCTGGTGAGCGGGCCGCCGCCGAAGTCGGTGGTGCCGGCGAGATGGCCCGCCGAAACGATATTGCCCACCGCATCCACCGCTACGCTGAAGGTACTCTGCTCGGCGGCGTCTCCAAAGCTCTCGCTCCACAGGATGTTCCCGCCGGCATCGAACTTGGCGATGTATATGTCCATGCCGCCCGCGCTGATGAGCGTCCCGTTGCCGAAATCGAGTTTGCCCGTGAAGCGTCCCGACAGAATGACGTTGTCGGACTGGTCCGTCGCCAGCGCGTAGGCCAGCTGGTTGCCCGCGTCACCGAAACCCTGACTCCAGATGTGGTTGCCGTCCGGGTCGAACTTCGCCATGAACAGATCGGCGTCGCCGGCGCTGGAGACGGGACCACCGCCGAAGTCCACGCTGCCGTAGAAAAGCCCGGCGAGGAGGATGTTGCCCTGGGAGTCGAGCGTCATGGCCCGGGTCAACTGGCCGGATGCGTCGCCGAAGCGGCGGCTCCAGAGATGGTTGCCGGCGGCGTCGAGCTTCGCCACGTACACGTCCCAGTCGCCGGCGCTGGTGAGCGTCCCGCCGCCGAAGTCGACGGTGCCCCAGAACAGCCCAGCGATCACCACGTTGCCCGCGGCGTCCACCGCGACGCCGATTCCGTCCTGGTCGATGGCGCTGCCGAAGCGCTGGCTCCAGTCGTGCACGAAGCCCTGGGCGTTCGCGGCCAGGGGCAGAAGCGCAATGATGAGCAGGGCAAGGACGGGAAGAATGCGGCGACGCGACGTCATGATGAGGCCTCCTGTTGGGGGGACATGCAGGCGCGCCGGAACGGCGCGGCACAGGCCCCGCTGTCCGGATGGGACGGGGCATGAGGCCGGGAATCACGCACAGGAGAAAAAAAGGGAGAATTACCGGCTCTGGACGATGCGCGGCCAGTCGGTGATGAGGGTCACCGGCGAGGCGAGGTCTTCTTCCAGCGGGGCGGTCACCAGGAAGCGGCCGTCGTGTGCCACGTCGTAGCGCCAGAATCCGGTGCCGGCATGGTACTGGAAGAGCCGGTGCGCCGCGCCCATCTGGAAACCCGCGTCGCCAGCGTCCACTTCCACGGCCACCAGGTAGTTCTCCGGGTCCATGTAATAGAGCTCGCGTCCGTCGCGCCGCCAGCGTGGCTGCGTGCCTCCCGCCGGCGACACCTGCCAGCGCCCGCCCGAGGGCGGAAACGTGGCCACGAAGACATCCTCGCGCCCGGTCTCGTTGGAGACGTACGCCACCAGGCGGCCGTCGGGAGAGAACTGCGGCTGGAACTCGTCGGCCTTCGCCGTGGCGAACGGCGTCGGTTCGGCATCCGCGCCGGAGATGGAGACACTGAAGATGTCGGTCGCGTATGAAAGGGGTTCGGGCGAATACAAGAGCACGTCGCCGAACCCGGACATCGGCCAGGTGAAGTCGTCACCCGGCACGATCCGGCGCATCCAGGTGCCGTCCACGGCGACCGCGTCGATGCCGCTGTTGTCCCGGTCGTTGCTGGTGACGGCCACCGACCTTCCTCCCGGGAGCCAGACGGCAAACGGATGGTCGATGGTGTCCACCGTGAGTTTGCGGCGGCGGCCCGATTCCAGTTCGACTATCCACACATCCGACGTGCCGCGCTCGCGGTTGGCGATCGCCAGCACCGCATTGCGGCCATCCGGAGAGATGTTGGGCGTTCCGCCATACGTGTAGTCCGCCGGCTCCCCCACCTCCCCCACCCGCTTGCCGGAGCGATCCAGCCAGCGCAGTTGCGTGCGCGTCTGGTTGTTGCCGGTCATGCACACCAGCACGCCGTTCCCGGACGCGGCAAAGACGCCCCGGCTGAAGCGTTCGTCCATGCGCACGTCGTCCACCAGCGGCACCGCCGGCCCCTCCACCACCCGCGTCGACGGGTTGAAGCGCTGCGCCACCAGCACGGTGCCGCGCACGTAGACGAGGTGCCCGGAGGCATAGATGACGTTCGACGCCAGTTCCAGCACGGGTGTCCGCTCTTCCGAACCCAGTTCGCCCACGAAGATGGTGGGATTCTCGCCCTTGCCCGCGCCGGCGCGGCGCGCGAGATACAGGAAGTGCTTTCCGTCCGGCAGGAAATGCGGATAACGATGCGTGGCCTCGCCCAGGGTGGTATCCAGCGCAGTCACGGTGGTGACCGCACCGCCGTCGGCCTTCACCATCGAGATGGGAACCCCCGAGCCCATGGCGAAGAGGATGACGTCATCCTTGTTCCATGTGCCGCCGCGCGGATCGACCTGGTCGACGAGATCGATCACCGGACCGCCCGCCACGTCGATGCGCCGCAGCTTGCGGTGGGCGTAGAACGCCAGCGAACGCCCGTCCGGCGAAAAGAACGGACCCTCCGCGCCTTCCGTGCCGACGAGCGGGCGCGCGTTCTCCTCTCCCAGTTGCCGCACCCACAGCTTGTCCGGACCCTCGCCTTCGCGCGCGCAGAAGGCGATGGTGGTGCCATCGGGCGAAATGGCGAGCGGGAGCGGTTTGTCGTTGCTGGAGGAGAACAGCACGCCCCGTGGCGGCTGGAGGAACGCGTGCACGGGAGGTGCGACGGGTTTCGGCCGCGTGGACACGAACACCGCCGCCGCCGCGATCACCGCCACCGCAGCCACCACCCACGCCAACCGCTCGCGGCTCTTGCGCCGGTGCGCAACCGGTTTGGGCACGCCGGCCTGCGAACCGCCCTCGGCGATCCACGCCAGTTGCAGCTTCACGTCGTGCGCGCTCTGGATGCGGTCGGCGGGATCCTTGGCCAGGCACGCGCTCACGATACGGTCCAGCGCGGGCGGTGTCATGGGCGCCACCTGCGAGATGGGCGCGGGCTGTGATCCCATGATGGATGTAATGAGCGACGCCTGGCTGTTGCCGTCGAAGGCGCGCCTGCCGGTGGACATCTCGTACAGCACGCATCCCAGCGCCCAGATGTCGCCGCGCTCGTCGGTCTCCTTGCCCTCCAGCTGCTCGGGCGCCATGTACTGGAAGGTGCCGATGATGGTGCCCTCCGCGGTGAGCGGCTGCGCCACGGTGGGAGACTGGGTGAGCGCACCGATGGTGACACCGCTGCCCGAGCCCGGCGCAAGCCCGGTGGCGCGCGCGAGGCCGAAGTCCATCAGCTTGGCGCCGGTGCGGGTGAGCATGATGTTGCCGGGTTTGAGATCGCGGTGCACCACGCCCGCGCGGTGCGCGCGGTCCAGCGCGTCGGCGATCTCGGCGCCGATGCGCAGCGTCTCCGCGAGGGCAAGCGCACCCTTCGCAAGGCGCGCGGCGAGGGTCTCGCCCTCGATGAGCTCCATGACCAGGTAGTCGGTGCTGCCCTCGCGGCCCACGTCGAAGAGCGTGCAGATGTTGGGATGGTTGAGGCTCGAAACCGTCTTCGCCTCGCGTTCGAAGCGCGCGCGCACCTCCGCGTGCTCGGTGAGGTGCTGCGGCAGCACCTTGATGGCCACCTCGCGCCCCAGGCGCGTGTCGCGGGCGCGGTACACCTCGCCCATGCCGCCCGCGCCGAGGGGCGAAAGGATCTCGTAGGGACCAAAGCGGGTGCCGGGGGTGAGGTTCATGGATTGAAGCCGACAGCCTAACCCAGGATGCGCCCGCGTGTCCACGGCGCGCTGCCCCGCGGGCGTTGACGGCGGCGCGGGACCCCACGCATGATAGCGGGCATTCACGCCCGCTTCTTTCAACCCGGCAGAGAGAGATTCCGCATGGCGACGAAATCCCTGGCAGCCTGCCTCGCCGTTGCGGCGGCCGCCCTGTGCCTCGCACCGGCGGCGAGTCGCGGCGGTGACACGGTGACGCAGTTGTGGCCCGAACTGGACGTCTACCGTCGCTTGAACGACGATGCGCGCCTGCGCTTCAGCATTTCACCGGTGTGCGAGGTCAGCGGCGCGGGGCTTCGCAGCAGCATCGACGACACGGACTTCGGGGTGGACCTGGACATGGGCCTGTTCCCCATCGGCCGGGCGCGGCTGGAGAAGGCGCGCTTCGACGCCGATCGCATGAAGTACCTGCGCTTCCGGACCGGGATCCACTACCTGAACGCGGACGAGGACGCTGCAAACGACGAATGGCGCGCCATCGCCGAGTTGACGCCGCGCTCCCATCTGTCCCTGGACATGACGCTGTCCTTCCGCAACCGCTTCGACCTGCGCTGGATCGACGATGTTTACTCGTGGCGCTATCGCCCGCGCCTGCAGGTGGATCGCGAGTTCAAGGCGTGGGCGCACATGGCCTTCGTTCCCTACGCATCGGCCGAACTCTTCTGGGATTCGCGCTCCGAAAGCTGGACGCGTACGCTCTACAAGGTGGGTACGGGCATCGCGGTGTGGCCGTGGTTCGGTCCGCAGATCTACTGGGCGCACCAGATTGACGACGAATCCTCCGGAGATACCATCACCGACGCCATCGGAATCAGCCTGATCTTCCACATCTGAGCGCCACCAGACCCGGTGTCAGCCCGCGACCACGGCGTCCAGGAATTCCACCACACCCGACTCGAGCGAGTACTCGGCGCCCACGATGAGCAGGCCGTCGTTACGGATCAACCCCTCGAGTATCTCGGAACCGTGTCGCAGCTGATCGGCGGAAGCACGGATGTTGACCCGCACCGCCTGTTGCAGGAGCGCGGACGGATCGTCGCGCAGCGGTGTGGCCAGCAGCCCTTCCACGGCCGGGCGCACCTTGTCCACGATGGCACGCAGGTTGGGCGACTGCTTCTCGGGTGGCCGCGTGAGTTGTTCGATGGTGGCGATGACGGCGCCGCAGTTGGTGTGGCCCAGCACCACCACCAGGCGGGTTCCGAAGCGTTCCGCCGCGAACTCCACGCTGCCGATGAGCGACGGCGCCACGATGTTGCCCGCCACGCGGATCACGAACAGATCCCCCAGTCCCTGATCGAACACGATCTCGGCCGGAACGCGCGAATCGGCGCAGCCCAGGACGATGGCAAAGGGCTCCTGCCCCGCCGCCAGTTCCTGGCGCCGGTCGTGACCCGTCGTTGCGCCGCTCCCGGTGAGTTCGGAGGCAAAGCGCCGGTTGCCGTCGCGAAGCCGGGTGAGTGCTTCCTGCGCAGATATCATGCGTGCTCTTTTCGCTCGGGACCGGATGCGAAGCGCCGCTCCGCCACCAGCATCGCGAGGAGATTGGCCGGGGCCTGAAACGCCCACAACGCGGTGACATTGCTCCACGCGGTCACGTAACCCTGCGTGAAGAAGTGGAGAGGAATGAATACCACGGCCGCCCCGAGGAAGGCGAGCACGAAGACGGCTGCCCGCTGCCGCAGCCGCGTGCGGTCCCATCCCAGACGGGAGCGACGCACGAGCCACAGCCACGCCGCGAAACCGGCCACCGTGCCCAGCAGCGCCACCGGCACCTGCACCGCCACCTGGTGACCCGAGCCGGACAACGTGAACACGGCAAAGCCCACCAGGATGCTGGCAAGATTGATAAGGGCGAGCACGAAGCCGTGGATTACACGCATCACGAACCGCAGTCGCTATACGCCCGGCACAAGAACGGCGGCGCCCCGCACGCGGCCGCCGCGCAAATCGTCCAAGGCCGCATTGGCCTGCAGGAGCGGGTAGGTCGTTACGTGCACGCGCAGCGGCGTGCGCGCGGCGCGGGCGAGGAAGTCCTCCGCATCCGTGCGCGTCAAATTGGCCACCGAACGAAGCGTTCGCTCCCGCCACAGGAGCTCGTACGGAAACGACGGAATATCGCTCATGTGGATTCCCGCGCACACCACCGCACCACCCGGCCGTGTGGCGCGCAGCGCGGTGGGAACCAGGGATCCCACCGGCGCGAAAATGATGGCGGCGTCGAGCGGTTCGGGCGGCATCTCCGACGATGTGCCCACCCACGCGGCTCCGAGGCCGCGCACGTAGGCCTCCACGCCGTCATCGATGCGGCGGGTGAACGCAAACACGCTGCGTCCGTCCGCGACGGCGATCTGCGCAACCAGGTGCGCCGCCGCGCCGAAGCCGTACAACCCGATGCGCGCCGCCTCGCCCGCAAAGGGACGCTCGGTGGCAATGCGGTACGCGCGGTGGCCAATCAACCCCGCGCATAGCAGCGGCGCCGCGTGGACGTGGTCGTAGGCAGCGGGCAGCGGGAAGCAGTAGCGCGCGTCGGCGACGGCGTATTCGGCGTAGCCGCCGTTGAGGGTGTAGCCGGTGAACCTCGCGGACTCGCACAGGTTCTCGGCACCGCTGCGGCAGAACCCGCAGTCGCCGCACGTCCAACCCAGCCACGGGATTCCCACCCGCATGCCCTTCTGCAGGTGGTCCGCGCGATGCCCGGCTTCGATCACGGTTCCCACGATCTCATGCCCGGGAATGAGTGGCAGCTCGGGATCGGGCAATTCGCCGTCGACAACGTGGAGATCGGTGCGGCACACGGCGCACGCGTGGACCTCGATGAGGACGTCGTTGCGCGTGGGAACCGGCCGCGGCAGGTGCGCTTCGCGCAGTGGCGCTCCGGCCTTCTCGAGAACCATCGCCTTCATCGGTTTCGGTTCCCGGGCACGATCATCGGAACATGGCCTTCACCGCACCGATGGTCTTGTGTTCCACCGCCACCGGCTGCACCGCGCGCAACACCACCGTGCGCTGGCCAACCGGGCCGCCAAACGAGGACATGCGCAGGGTGATCTCGTTGAGTGCGCCGTCAAGCACACCCGCCGGTACGTGGGTGGGCACCGTCACCGTGGTGACGTCCCACTTGCACCAGCCGCAGCCGGCATAGACGTCCTCGCTCACCGGCGCCGACAACCAGTTGGCCGGATCAAGAACGGTGACGGTTGCGTTGGGCGGGTACGAACCCGTGGTAACGACGGCGTCGAACTGGAACATGTCATCCTCGTCGACGGCAACCGACACGGTATCGGGTGCATTCCAGATGACGAAGGTTCCGAAACAATCGAAGTCCCATCCGAAGCTCGCAAAGTCCGGCAAGGTCAGCGGGCCTGCCGCGCGCAGGAGCGTTACATCGCGGGTCCAGGCGTCGCCGTACGCCACCTGGCTGGACAGGTGAATGGTGAGAACGGGGTCGTGGGCCAGCGCACGCGAACCGAAGGAGAGTTCGATGCCGTTGAAAATATCGCCGCCAATGATGGTCACGCCGGGGGGTGCGGTTACGGAGGCAACGTCGGCGGGCCCGAAACGTTCGCAGTCGACGCGCAGAACGACGCCACGGATGTCGTTGTAGGCTCCGGAGTGGATGAAGACGGAGTACTCGAGGGGCGCCGTGGTGGGCAGGGTGCACTCACCGGGTGCCTGCGCGAGGTAGACGTATTCGGCCGTGGCGGCGGGAACGGCCGAAGCCAGGGCGATGAAGCACGCGGCCCACAGGGTCCTGTTCATGGCGACCTCCGGTGGAACTGGAGCCTCAATAGTAGCATACCGCGCGGGCCGCGGACGGCGCTTTTCGTACCCGGCGCGGTGCCCCGTGAAACCCTACTTGCCACCGCGATGATCGGGTGCAATGGCGTGCTCGATCCGCCGGTCTGGCACCAGCCAGATTGCGGCCACCGCCACGTAGAGACCCATCGACGCCCACGGCCAGCGGATTGCCAGCGGAACGGCGGCCGCATACATGATGGGAGACACCTTGCCCTTCCAGTCGTCGCCGACGGCGCGCTTGAGAAGCGAGCCCGGTCCCTGCGACACGATGATGCGGTGTTGCAGGATGAAATAGGCGATCGCCGCCATCAGCAGCACCACGCCGTAGAGCGCGCACGGCATGGGGGCAAAGTTGTTCTCCCCCATCCAGCCGGTTGCGAATGGAACCAGGGAGAGCCAGAACAGCAGGTGCATGTTGGCCCACAGCACGGACCCGGTCGCCTGCGACACCGTGTGCAGCATGTGGTGGTGGTTGTTCCAGTAGATGGCGAGGTAGACGAAGCTCAGTACATAGCTCAGGAACACGGGTATCAACGGCTTGAGCGCCGTGAGTTCGGTTCCGTGCGGCACCTTCATCTCCAGCACCATGATGGTGATGATGATGGCCAGGACGCCGTCGCTGAATGCTTCCAGGCGGTTCTTTCCCATGCGCGAATACTACGCGACCACGCCGGGAACCGTCAGCGTTGTTTTTGGTCCGGATCCCTTGTGAATACCTGCACGTGCAGCTGCTTGCCGGCGATGGTGTCGAGCGTCCAACCGCTTTCTTCACGATAGCCCCTTGCCCCGGCGAGCTCACGCAAGCGCTCCGGTGGCAGCAGGCGCATCACGGGCGCCAGCGCGGCGAGCGAGACGTGCGGCGACGGCGTCACCTCGGCGGCGGCGGCGCTGGGTAGTTGCACGACGCTCACCAGCACGCCGCCCGGACGCAGCATGAACCCGATTCTCTCCAGTACCACGTCCACCGCCACGTACTCGAACAGCAACCCGGCAAACAGCAGATCCACCGGGTCGAATGCGAAGGCGTCATGCTGTACATCTGCCACGAACAGCTCCAGCCGCGGGATGCGCGCGCCGAAACGCGCGCGCGTCGCCTCGATATAGGCGGGATTGATGTCGACACCAACCACGCGCTCCACGCCCGCAGCAATCAGGCCATCGAACCCGTTGCCGCCGGCGCAGCCGAGCACGGCAACTGAACGTGGCGCGTACGTCTCGGTGGCGCGCGCCAGAACATCCGCCAGCAGCGGTGCCTGCGCCACGCCGGGAAGCGACATGTGCGCCTCGTAATCGGCCAGGGGAATGCTGAGCCAGGGATTGGGCATGTCTCGGCCGTTTCTCGTCCGGTGCAGCGTGCAGTCTCCACGGAGATCGCGCGTCCGAGCATACGCCGCCCCTTCTATAAGGAGCAATCCGGAACCACCCGCAAAATGATGCAGATGAATCATGTAAGCGGGAGCCCCCGGCTGAGACAATTCTGCCGTCACCATGCCCCCAACCGGACATCCCGCCGGGAGGACGATCCATGCCTGCTCGACAGTTCACGCGTGTCGCCGCGCTGTGTGCCACGCTGGCCTTTCTGCTCCTGACACCGGGCTGTGGCGAGGACAACCCCGTGTCGGAAAACGGGAACAACCACCAGCCCCCACCGCCCCCATCACCACCGGGCTCCGTGCTGTTGACCATCCGTATCGCGTCCTGGGACGACCTGGCCGGACAGGGCGCGGTGGAGCGCACGCCCACCGATGTGGCCGAAATCCGCTTCGAGGTCTCCGCACCGGGCATTACCACGCAGACGCGGCTCGTCCCGCCCGCCACACCTCCCATCGAGGAGACATTCACGGTGAAGACGGGTACCGCCCGCCAGCTCAAGGTGGACGCATTCGACGCGGCCGGCACGCCGCTCTTCACGACGCGCAAATACGTCAGCACCGTCGATAGCGTGTTGACCTCCGCCGTTAGCATGGTATCGGTTTCCGACGACACGCCACCGGTGTACGCGGGGCTTGCTGATGCGGTTACCATTTCCGATTCCCATGTTCTGCTGAGCTGGCTCCCCGCGGACGACGCCGCGTCGGCGGCAAGCGAGTTGTCATACCTGGTGTTCATTTCCACGCAGTCGGGTGTGTTCGATTACGCATCTCCGTCCCACGTCACCAGGTCCGGCGAAACCTCCCTCTTTATCGCCGATCTCGATCCCGGCGCCACGTACTACTTCGTGGTGCGGGCCATGGACCGCGCCGGCAATGTGGACACCAATGCGGCGCAGCAGACCGTCAGCATGGCACCGGCCAGCGGGGCACTCTACGTGGACGTGGGCAAGGGCACCGACACACCGGCGTGCGGCACGGCGGGTTCTCCGTGCAAGACGATTACCTACGGTCTGGCGAAGTCGGCCAGCAACCAGACCATCCACGTGGCCCAGGGAACCTACAACGCGGCAAACGGCGAGAGTTTCCCCCTCGTGCTCAAGCCCGGCACGGCCCTGTCGGGCGACGGATACTGGTGGGACGGGATCAAGGTAATCAAGACCACCATC encodes:
- a CDS encoding DUF1565 domain-containing protein is translated as MPARQFTRVAALCATLAFLLLTPGCGEDNPVSENGNNHQPPPPPSPPGSVLLTIRIASWDDLAGQGAVERTPTDVAEIRFEVSAPGITTQTRLVPPATPPIEETFTVKTGTARQLKVDAFDAAGTPLFTTRKYVSTVDSVLTSAVSMVSVSDDTPPVYAGLADAVTISDSHVLLSWLPADDAASAASELSYLVFISTQSGVFDYASPSHVTRSGETSLFIADLDPGATYYFVVRAMDRAGNVDTNAAQQTVSMAPASGALYVDVGKGTDTPACGTAGSPCKTITYGLAKSASNQTIHVAQGTYNAANGESFPLVLKPGTALSGDGYWWDGIKVIKTTIIEGTTPIILGADGAEVISCYLKPTAFGTSLRTIDDDGHPIFVFHCTVDGSEFPGGQGVSFSAASSLVDCEVEGFSAGGGRAVGVWGAGGASIRGSFVRNCTTGIALAASNSSVSHCIVEDIGSTGIGAGTTSLVTGNVAITLNAVSRTVGNGVAVTNCSDVAIIGNAVSFAGGYGISVNSQQPADSVTILNNSISKGSSAAIWLTSGAAAVNGNTIVCNVAGVHLSTGEVIDLRWNAWDHDPPTISPGRGPTDPGCDGFYDICYERDYAGTPEPLYQPDSGTASCVVGVVPLLARDPRR